In Tepidamorphus gemmatus, the genomic stretch CGGTAACTGGTAACTCAATTCGCAGGGCTGGCGGTGGCGAACTTCCGGGCCATTGCCGCCAGCATACGATCTTGGCCAGGGAGGAACCGTGATTTCAAATGGTTAGGCAGATACCGTACCTCCTTGCGGTACGTTCCGATTGACATTACGTAACGTGGTGCGGTACGTTCCGGCGTGATCAAGACGTTCGGCGACAAACGCACCGCTGCGATCTTTGCGGGCTATGCCGTTCGCGGGCTGCCGCCGCAGATTCAGGAGCGAGCCCGAGCCAAGCTCTTGGCGATCGACGCCGCCAAGCGACTTGACGACCTGCGCCAGCCGCCGGGCAACAGGCTGGAAGCCTTGGCGGGCGACCGCAAGGGCCAACACAGCATCCGCATCAATGATCAATGGCGGATATGTTTTGTATGGCGAGACGGTGAGGCCTTCGATGTCGAGATTGCCGACTACCATTGAGGAGCAAGACAGATGAGCATCAAGCGTGAAGACATCGACAAAGGGGCAATCGACTTCTCTGACGTGCGCTCCGGCCGACGCCTGCCGCCTGTCCATCCGGGCACGATCCTCCGTGACGAATTTCTGACTCCGATGGAGATCAGTGTCTACGAGCTTGCCAATGCGATTAAGGCGCCGCGCTCGCGCGTCAATGACATCGTGCTCGGCCGGCGCGCGATTACCACGGACACCGCCCTGCGGCTTGGGCGCTATTTCGGGACGTCGCCGGAATTCTGGATCAATCTGCAAGCGCGCTACGATCTCGATGTCGCCAATCGCACCGTCCGTCGCAAGATCGAGCAGGAGGTTGCGCCGCGCGCCACATGAAAAACAGAACCCAGAAGCGATCGCGGCGCTTGGCGTGGCGGAGCCATGTTGTCCGCGCCAATCGGCACCGCCTGCGGGCTGACAGTTTGAAGGCTCTGCTTGCCGCTGCGCCGCTGGAAGATGTCGATATTTCGCGAGCTCAAGATCACGGCCGCGAACCACTGTTATGAAACGGCTGTACTTGGAGCCTGAGTACAGCGGCTTGAGCGACGAGTTCGCCACCAATGCCGACACTGTGCGGCGATGGCAGTTCTTCACGAGCTGCAACGTCCTGAGCGAGCAGCCGGGTTCCTTGGCGGACGTAGTCGCGGCATTGCGCGGCTTTCTGATGCCGGTGATCCGACTGGCAGCCGGATCGGAAGCCGATGCCATCCTGTGGCCACCAAGCGGGCCTTGGAGCCGGTAGCCGTCTGCGCGCGTCTCGCCCGAGCCTGGCGCTTGGCATAGCCGAATTCGCCGCGGTCTGTCTCAGGAGCCGATGTCTCACCGAAAATTGTCTCACGCACCGAAATCATCTTGACAGGGCGCGCGTGCCTTCAACGACGAACCGCCGCGACCGCTTCGCTGGCGGACGCCGGCCATTGAGCCGCCAGGCGATCACGCTCAAGGCATACTCCCAGTGCCGGTGCGCGGTGGCGCGGCTGATGCCGAACCGCCAGCAGATCATCTTCCAGGGCGTGCGCTCGACACGCGCCCAGACGAGCTTGGCGTCCTCGGCGTCGAGCCAACGCAGCCAGTCGAGCGCCTCCTCCATGCGGGAGATGGCCTCCGGCGCCGGCGGCGGGCGCTTGAGGCGCGGCGGCTCCTGGCCGACGAGATCGGCGAACTCATGGAGCACCTTGGGCCAGAGATTGTAGTAGCCCTGCACGCGCACCGGCGGCAGGCGGCGCATGACATCGGCGGCTTCGCTCAAGCGCTCCTCGACCCGCTCGCGCGTCCAGTCAGTCATGGTGATGCTCCTCGCCGCGGCGGCGTTCGCCATAGAGCTTCTCGCCGAGCTGGCGCACGAGCTCGCGCTCGGGCCAGGTCAGGCGCGGATCGTGCGGGCTGACGACGAGGAGGTTCTGCTTGCGCCAGCCTTCGCGCTTGAGCTCCTCGAGCGAGCGGCGCCTGCCGCCATAGCCCTTGGGCCAATACCTCATCGTGTGACCTCGGCGAGCACCGCGGCATAGCCCGCGACATCGAGGATCGAGTCGGTGTGGTGCGGATCGCGGGCAAGCCGCGCGAGCTTGAGGTCGATGAGGCACAAAACCACCTGGGCTGGGGTCACGGGATACCCGAGCGTGATCGACCAGCGCTTGGCGACCGCCTCCATGGAGCGCCGCGGTTCGCCGTAGAGCGCGCGGCGCGCATCGACCACGGCCGCGGCGCGTCGCAGCATAGCCTTGCCTTTCATGAGACGCCTCCTCGGGTCTCGACGGCCCAGAGCAGGATCGCGAGCGCGTCGGCCTCATTGTCGTCCTCGGGATCGAAGCCGCGCGCGCGGACGGCTTCGATCACGAGAGCCTTGTCGGCATTGCCCTTGCCGGTGATGTGGCGTTTGATGCTGCCGACCGGCACGCCCTCGTAAGCGATGCCGTGCTCTTCGCACCAGGCGCTGAGCGTGGCGAGGAACCCCCCGTAGAGATGCGCCGCATCGGTGCCGATGTGGCGACGCACTTCCTCGAAGTAGATCGCTTCGATGCCGCCCGCGTCGGCGAGAAGGCCATCGAGAAAGCCGCGGAAGCGAAGGAAGCGCATGCCGCCGCCGTCGAAGCGGCTGCCGCGGAAGGAGACGCTGCCGCTGTGGACCATGCCGCCGGCGAGCCGGAGTGCCCAGCCGGTGGTGGAGCCGAGGTCGAGGGCGAGGAGGGCGCGGGGCTGCGCGGTGGTTGCGATGCGGCGCGTTTGCGATGACAGCGGGGCGCCGTGGGCCTGAAGGCGGCGCATCACAGCACCTCCTTCAGCCAAGCGGGCGGGTTTTCAGTGGGGGAACGTTCGAAGGCACGTTCCCCGGCATGTTCCCCGGCGCAAGTGCTTGGCAGGCCTTGCGTTGGGGAACGTGGGGAAGGTGGGGAACGTTTTTCCGCCTCTTTATTATTATTGTCAGGCGCGCGCGACCGCTCACGCGCTAGCATTGAAAAACGTTCCCCACCTTCCCCATGTTCCCCGAGCCCTTCATTTTCAATGACTTCGGCCGGGGAACGTGTGGGGGAACGTTGGTCGCACGTTCCCCCCTCCGAGTGGCTGTAGCCCTCGGAAAAACGTTCCCCACGTTCCCCGTGGGTCGATGGCCCTTCCTCGATGGCTAGCTGCCAGCGCTGGGCCTGGTGGGAGATGCCTGTTGCACGGACGCGCAGACGAAGTGCATCGAAGGCGAACACGCGATCGCGCATCCGCCCAAGGGCCTTGCCGAGGCGGGTCCGCTGCGAGCGGTCGCTGCCGTTGCCGAGCGGCAGCGGCGGCTCGCATTCTCCGGCAATCGGAAACAGATCGGAGGTGCCGACCTCCGCCGTGCCGAAGCGATCCCACCAGGCGGCAACGAAGCTGCGCCACATGATTCCTTCGGCATCCGAAGCCTCGTAGAGCTCGTCTGCGTTGGCGAGGAATCCGGGCACTCCGGCGACATCGAGAATGCCACCCACGATCTCGGACCAGGACTCGAAGCTGCCGAGGGTCGTGCGCTGATAGCGAGGCCTTCCGGCCTCGACCCAGGCGCGGCCGAGCGTGAGGCAGGCGGCGACGAGCGGACCCCGATTGGCGTGGATCCAGGCGAGCAGATTGGGATGGCGGAAGCCGTCCCGCTGCCAGGGCCGGTCCATGTGGGCATCGAGACGGATGCGCACGGTGCGGCGGGCGATTTCGTTCGAGAGCTGAGGGTTGTTGCCGGTTGCGACCCATGCGCAGCGGACCGGCATGCGGACGATGTCGGAGCGGCCCAGAATGCGGTCCTCCCAATACGGGGCGGTGAGCGCGGCGGCGAGGGGTGCGGCATCGAGGGGACGGCGCAGGTTGTCGATCACGACCATGAGCGGTGAGGAGCGCAGCTTGGCGGTGAGCCGCTTGCGCCATTCCTCCTCGTCGCGGCCTTCGGTCATGATCGAGGCCGAATGTCCGGTTGCGACGACGGCAACGGCATCGACCAGGAGCGTGGCCCCGGTTCCCGGCGTGGGCTTTTCGATGAGGTGCAAGGGCGTCGGTCCTTCGATCAGCGGGCGGACGAAGGGCAGGAGCAGGAGGGCGAGCGCGTGCGCGCGCTCGGCCTCGGAGGTGAAGGGAAAATCGCCCAAGAGATCATCGAGGAGCAGCGAGCGCGCGGCGGCGACTTCGGAGTTGCTCGGATGTACGGGGATAGGTGGAAGCGCGAAGCCTGGCGGCGGTTCGTGCAGCAAGCGCGTTGCCGGGTGATAGCCGCTCATCGTGACGAGCTCGCCCGCGCGACCGAAGACGGGCGCGGCGACGATGCCGGCGAGCACCGGCAGGTCGGGATTGGGGGTCGCGAGCAGAGCCTTGACGAGCGGCATCGGTGGAGGCGCGGGTACGAGATCGCCTTCCCGATTGCGCTTGCGCCAATCGATGAGGTGGGCGAGCGCGAGTCTCAAGCGGTCCTCGGTGAGATGGAGGGCCATGGCCCGGCCGTCGTCGTCGCGGGCAACCCAGGCGAGCATGGCACCCATGCGGTAGAGCCAGGGCCGCTCATTGCACTCCGAAAGCAGCGCGCGGGTCTGTTCTGCGAGCACGGCGAGATCGCCGTTGTCGGCGCGCAACCGCGGCCGCATCCCCGTGATGATCGGAAATCCGACCGGCAGGTTCGGCGCGTCGCTGCGGCCAGCCGCCAAGCGAGCGGCATCGCTTGTCGGCGCCGACGGCCTCCATTCTGCGGCCGATTCGACGACCGCGCGCACCGCCTGTGCACCCGCGCGGCGCAGCAGATCGTTGAAATCGTCTCCTTCCTGGGGCGGCAGCGCGATGAAGACGCGACAGCCCTGCTGATGCAGCGTGAGGGCGGCCGCTTCGGCCGCTCGTTGTCCGGCGCCCGACGCATCGTGGTCGGCAAGGATGATGACGCGCGCGATGCCGGGCGGAAGCTCGATCTGTTCGAGATTGGAGGCGGACAGGGTCGCCCAGACGGGCATGTCCGGACAGGCCGTCATCACCGCGAGCGCGGTCTCGATGCCCTCGGCGAGCGCGAGCAGACCATCGATGGGGGCGGACAAGCGCACGGCCCCGCCGCCCGACTTGCCCAGCATCTTGCGGTTGGGCGTCAGTGGCGCCTTGCCGGTGCCGTCGGGCGCGAGCCAGGTGCGATGCAGTCCGATCGCCTCGTCTTTGGCATCGCGGATCACCGCGACCATCGCCGGTGAGCCGGTCCTGGTCTCCCAATGAACGAGATCGGGATGGAAGCGGAGATCCTCGCATGACGGAACGGTGAGCCCACGCGCGCGCAGGTAGGTCTCCGCGAGCGTGCCGGCGATCGGCACGGTGCGGGCGAGAATGATCGCGATCTCCCGCGTGCTGTCCTTCTCTTTCGGAGGCGGCGGGGGATCGCGTCGGACGGGCGGCGTCGTGCTCCAACCGGTGATCGTGGCGGCATGGGCGTAGAGATCGCGCCCGGCAAGTCCGGTGGCGTGCTGGAGTGCGTTGAGCGGACCGCCACCCTCGCCGCCGTCGTGATCGTACCAATCGCCGGCGTGCGCGCCTTGGAGCGCGATCACGCAGGAGCCGTTCTTGCGCGGGGCGCGTCCGGTAATGTCGGCCAGGCGCCAGACGTCGCCGTCTCGGCGACCATTGGGAAAATGCTTTGGTACCCAGCTTGCCGCAGTGTCGCGCAGGCCGGCGACGATCGCATCGAGATCGTAATGGATGTGGGGCGCGGGCGGAGCGACGTCGTTGAGGTCGATCATGCGCCCGCCTCCCAGCAGCGGCGCGCATAGGGACAGGCGCGGCAGAGGTAGAAGTCGGATGCTGCGGCGATGCGTGGCAACAGCTCACCGGACTCCGCTGCACGGAGGATGGCGACGGCCTTGTCGGAGAGGGCCTGGGCCTGAGCGGGGTCCAACGCGACCACCTCGTGGTGGAGCGCCTGGGTATCCTTGTTGAGGGCCGTGAAGAAGGTAGTCTCGACCTCGAGATAGGCCATGTAGAGCTGGACTTGCGCGAAGTAGATCGGCTTCGACGCTGCGAGACCTCGCTTGACCAGATCGTTCCAGCTCTTGGCGTTCAGGGCCTTGTGTTCCCAAAGCGCCGGCCAGGCGATGCCGATGGCAGGGCCATCCACGATGACGCCGTCGATATGGCCGCGCAGCCTGCCGCCGGCGGCCGAGAAGGAGAATTGGCTTCCGTCCCGACGTTCGGTGCGCAGATCGAAGCCAGCGGCGCGCAACCAGCGGGCGGAGAGCCGCTCGAACAGATGCCCGGCCTCGAAGATGCGCAGTGCTGCGGCATCCACCTCGCATCCCTCGTCCGGCGGCGCATGGGTGATCTCGTAGACGAGGCGACGCGCGCAGGGCTCGCCGATGCGGCTTGCGCCAAGATAGTCGCGCGGCGGCGTGTGTTCCCGTTCGGCGGTAAGAGCGGCATCGATGAGGGCGTTGATGCGGGCAGCGGGGCCTTCGCCTTGCGTCGGACGCCCGTAGATGAAGTCCGAGCCGTGGTTCAAATCGAGAAGCATGTCTCTCAAAACGGCAAAGGGTCGTTCAATCCATCGTCCCGTGCCCGCTTCTCGGCGGCCTGGCGCTGCATCGACGCCTGGAAGCCGTCGATGCAGGCTTCGATGAGTCGATCGATCTCTTCCGCCGTGCGGTCGTGGAAGGGTCCCATGAGCCCGAGCTCGGTGAGCGCCTCCGCGAAATACCGCCGCGCCTCCTTGATCGCCTGCTTCTCGAGATCGGTCTTGTCGATCATGCCGTGCATCCTTTGAGCGAGCGCCGCTGCCGCATCGAGGCAGCGCATGGAGCAGAAGCGGTAGAAGGGGTAGCGGTCGAAAGCCAGCCGGTGGCAGTAGCCGAAGCCGCGTGCCTCGCGCCCGCACAAGGCGCAGAGGCTTACCCGAGCAAGAGCTTTCCGATCGGGTCGTCCTGAGGCCAGCCTTGCCGTGCGAGGCGCTCCGATTGCAGGACGATCCAGCGCGAGATGGCATTGCTCGCCATGGCTTCGAGATCGGCCATGGTGAGCGAGGCGATGGGGCTTTGCAGTCTTCCAGCGCCGCGCCCTTCGAGCCATCGGCCGATCTCTCTTGCCGCCTCGTGCGTGAGGTGGGCCTGCCACACGTCATCGGTCATGGCCGTCAGCCGTTGAGCCAGGCGGGGCCGGCAGACTTAGCCGGCTGTTGCGGCTGCGGTTGCGTTTCCCGTGCTGCGGTCGCCCAGGCCGGTGTCACGGATGGTGCCGGCGGCTGCGCGGTGGCGGGGCGATTCCAGGCCGGCTGCGCAGACGGCTGCGCGGTTGCCGGTACCGCGCGACGGCTCGGGCTCGGCGGCACCTCGCGGCCCTCCATCACCGCCTTCCACTCCTTCTCGTTGGGCAGCACGACCCGATCGAGCCGGTTCTGATCGCGGTAGGCGGGGTTGTCGGAGGGCTCGACCCGGATCTTGGCCACGAACACGATCCCGTTGAGGTCGGCTAGACCCCGCAGAATGCGCTTCGACTTCGCCGCCTCGCTCATGTCGTTGGGATCGAGGCCGAGTGCCGAGTCGATCATGGCGCGGAAGGTGCTCTTCGAGATCTTCCAGCCCATCGAGACGCCCTGCTCGTCCACCTTGCCGCCCTGAACCGTGAACATCTGCCGGAACTTGCGCCGGGCATGGGGGCCCTCGACTACGGTGAACTCGCAATCGAGCAGGAGCACATCGCTCGAGGTCGAGGCCTTGAGCAGGCCGCGATCGATCTCGTCCGGACCGTCGATCCCGCCCGGGCGAATCGTCATGGCGACCTTGGCAAACGTGCCGTCGGGGATGAGCTCGCTTGCGCGCTGCGGCTCGGCGTCGTTCATGTCGAGGGGCATGGGGTCATCCTTTCCTGGTGGCGTTGATCTTGGCGATGAGGGCGGAGAGGTCGGGGGGCTCGGTCACGTCGAGGCGCCCGGAGCGGTCCTTGGCGGGCAGGCCGTAAGGGTTGGGGCGGCAGACGAGGCGGCGGATCTCGCCGCGCTCGGGCTCGTGGCGGAGACCCTCGCCCTCCGCAACGAACAGGCTCATGGAGACGACCTGGTCGACGATACCGGGGAGCTCGCGACCCGCCTTGCCGCCCTCGAGCTGCGGTTGCCAGTGGACGCGATTGAGCTCGTCGGTGACCTTCTCCAGGATGCCGACGAAGATCACCGTCTTCGCCTGCGCGTGCTGCAGGTGCTTCAAGAGCGCAATCACCTCGCGCGCGAGCAGCCCGTAGGCGCCGCGCGTATCCGGCCTGCCGCTGCGCTCCGAGAAGGCCTCCGGCCGCGTCTTCGCCCAGGCCATGGCCTGGCGGGTGAGATCGGTGATCGAGTCGACGAAGACGATGCGCTTGTCCGCGATCAGGCGGAGGAGGTCGGGGTAGGTTGCGGCGACATGGCGGTGGTGTGCTTCCGAGAAGAACGCATCGGCGGGCGCAGCGGGGTCGATGCCGCCGACGAGACAGGCGACGTCGAGCGCATCGAGCCACGTGCGCACGGGGATCGATAGGCCGGGCCAGTCCTGCACCGACTTCATGCCCGCCTCGAGATCGATGCACAGCGTCTCGTCGGCGGGCAGCGTCTTGAGCAGCGAGGTCTTGCCGACACCGGAAGGGCCGAAGATCGCGATCGTGGTCTTGACGGCGGCCTCCGCGAGGCGCTCGTCGGCACTGACGATCCTGAGCGCCATCAGCGGCCCCCATCGGCGAGCAGGTCGATCGGTCGCTCGCAGCCGAGCGCCCCGGCTTCGCGGGCGAGCACGTAGAGCCGGCGCAAAGCGTGGAGCCGATCGCCGACCGCATTGAATTCGGCTTCGATCCCGCGCAGGGCGAAGGCGATGTCGTCGAGGGTCGCGTCCTCGATTCTCTTCACGGCCGCCTCGGGGCGGCGCGCACCGAGCGCGGGAACGACGATGGTGTCGGGGATGGCCTCGAGGCCATAGTGGCGCTTGCGCAGCGCGGCCATGCGAGTGAAGTCGCTCATCGGGATTCCTCGAGCATGAGACGGAAGGTCGGCTTGCCGGTCCGCACCGTGCGGGCCGGCGAGAAGGCTTGGCGGATGGCTTCGGGCCAGGCGGTGAAGGCACGCTCGGACACCTTGATCTCGATGGAGACGTAGTCGGCCACTTTCTCGCCGCTCGCCCGCATGCGCTCGACGAGCGTGGCAAGCAGGTCCTGGTCCCACTCGACCCGCTTCGGCAGGTCGGCAACGACGGTTACTGGGCCGTCATCGAAGCGCACCGTGCCCGTGTCCTTGCCTTGCGCGGCGCGCAAGCGCGCGGCCTCCTCGCCGTAGCGAAGCGCGATCGCGCCCTCGAGCCAGTCCTTGGTTCGCTTGGCCGCGTTCAGTGCTTCCTCTGCCTCGTCCTGCAGCAGCGCGAGATGTTCCGCCGGCAGCCTGGCGATCTCGCCGACCGGCATCGTCCGGATGTCGGCGAGCTGCGGCCGATTGCTGCGCTCCGTTGCCATCACGCGACCTCCTCGAGCAGGAATGAGCCGAGCGATGCCGAAGCGCGCCTCGGCTTCGGCCGCGCGATCGCGAGATAGCCGTAGTCGTCGGGGCCGTGCCGCCGCTGCACGAGATGCACGAGCCCAAGTTCGGCCGCCCACCAGGCGCGGCGCGCCACGCGGGCAAGCTCGGCGCGGTCGCGCTCGGTGAGCCGCGTGCCCTGCTCGGTGACATCGAGAGCGAGGAAGCCCCGATGGTATTCGAGCATGTCGCCGGGCATGGCCTGCCCGATCCAGCCGCAAAGATCGATCTCCTTGAGGCGGAGGCGGGCAGCGGGAAACCTGGTGATGGAGCGCGTCATGGGCTTCTCCTACTCATGGGCAGGCCGAAGCGTCTCACGCGGCCTTGAGGCCATGAGCCGTCAGGGCAAGGCGGATGTGCTCGAGGCGGCGGTAGAGCGTGCTGCGCGAGCCACGACCTTGCGCCGCAAGCCGCTCGATCGTGGTGTGCGCAAGCGCAGCGCAGAGCGCGCCGTCACGGCGATCGAGCAACCCGAGGCCGCGCTCGACAGCAAGACGCTGCTCAATCGCGGCAAAGCCATCGACCCGCTGGCCGAGCCAGGCGGAAAGCTCTTCCTCCTCGCCGACCAGTTCCCCACGGGTAGCGCCATCGTGAGCGGGCACCACCTCGTCGAGGGAAACGGGCGCGGTACCGAACATCGCGCGCTCGCGCTTGATCCTGGCCGCGATGCGCGTTGCCTGATTCCGCAGCACCAGTCCTGCGAACGCGCCGAGCGAGCCGCGCTGACGATCGAAGGCCGGCAGCCGGGCGATGAGATCCACCAACAGGTCCTGGCGGATGTCGTCGAGATCCTCCTTGGAAAGATGCAGCTTGCGGATCAATCGGCGGGCGGCAATGTCGGCCTCATGCAGCAGGGTCTGCAGATCGGCGTGCGAAATCGGAGATTGCATTGGTCGAATCCTCGGTCTCGAATGATGACCGCAGGATGCCGATCGCCTTTCGCCGCCAGGTGCGCTTAAAGTGGGGATGTCGTGGGAGCTGTGTGGGAGCGCCTAAAACATCAGTTTCGCAGGTCGATCGCGTCCGCCGCCAGCGTCAATCGCCAACCCCGATTGCGCTTGTTCTCAATGAGTCGGCGAACGGCGTCTGGCTCGGATGCACCGGCCGCGAGTGCTTCTCGAAGTTCGCGAACAACGTCTCGCGCCGGGCGAGAAACGCGATGGAGTGACGCACCCCAAATTTCCTGCTCGATGTCGCGGGTCGTGGCGAACGGTTGGTCACCTCGTGCCCGCGCGGCCAGGAGACATAGAAGCTTGAACGTCTGATCCGATAGGGCGCAATCGATGCCATCAAGGCTGACGGACTTTATTGAACGCGCGATCACGAGACGCGGCTCGCCCACTATGTGAGGTGCAAGGCGAGCAGGGTCGAGAGCCCAGGCTGCCCCATTGTGGCCGATGGCATCTCTCACTGCCACCAGATGAATTCCCGCCTGCTTGAACTGTTGCCGTTCGGACGTCGGTAACGGCGGCGCAACAAGTGTCACCGGCTGACCGCGCGCCGCCGCTCTCATCGCGACGATCAGGCCGGGCTGCATGGCGGCGCTGATTGAAAGCACGCCGAATACCGCTCGCTTCGATCCGAGCCGACCAAGATGCCAGATCCCCGGCAAAACAAGTTCCGGTTCGTCAGGGATCCCCGAAGCGGCCGCAATTTCCTTGATCAGGACTTCGCCGTCAATTCGAAAGCTGCGCAGATCATCATTGTCGAGGGTGACATCACAGCGGTGATCATAGGGACAAGGCGCAATATAGCGATCTCCGACCGCCTGAACCGGACGCGCGTCAAGTCCGCATTCGCAAGAGGCGCAAACCGGCCATTCGGTCGCCGGCGCCTGCTCCACGAGAATGCGCCGTGCGAGCAGGCGTTCGAACTCGCTCCCCAAATGTGGCTTGGCCTGTCGGCCCCAAAGCGTTGCGGTTTCGCCCGCCTCACTGAGCCGCAACAGCAAGGTTTCGAGGCTCTCGCTCACGACACAGCCCATTGCGCCGCAGGAGCGTCATGATCTGACCCTCGAAGCGCTCACGTTTGAACATCGCAGAACCGGGCGGCTTGAGTTTGACGGTCACGCGCGCGGGCCGTTCGCCTACAGGCTCAATCTGCACCCGAAACACGATATGGTTGAGGCGATAACCATCCTGCGCAAAGACTATCCGGCGCGCCTCGCTACCGAGTCTGAAAAGCGCGTTGCTGCTGTCGTGCATCGTCAATGACCAGGAGCGCCGTTCCTCACCTGACCGAGGATCGATCGTAATCCGATCGGTCTGAGCTTCGACAATCTGAACGCGGCGGATGGTTGGGTCAAAGGCATGGTCGAAGGTAAATCCAAAGCCCGCCGCCTCGACCGGCTCCAGTGTGTAAAGATTTTGAGCATCCGGAGCAGCGAAGAACTTGGGACGCTCCAGCATGATCGCCGCGAACGCCTCCGCGAAATCGGCGCATCGCGCTTTGCTCACGCCACCAACTTTAAGGCGGCCGGCCGGCGCGGAATAGGACAGCACCGCCTGCTCGGTCGTAGTGAAACTGATAATGCGTTCCTCACCGCCCTCCACAACCGGAACTGTTGTGATCGGGGTGCCATGCGTTACGACGACCTTGATCTCGTCATCGTCCTCGTACCAACCGACCCGGCAGTAGTTACCGTGCAAGTCCGCTTCGAATAGTCGCGCCGCGGCCTGCTCGAATGCTTTTCGAGTTTGTTCATCGAGGCGTGGTTCGACACCCTCGTCGAGCCCGGCGAACTCGGCAGGTGAGGTCAGCCGCATCAACGCGACGAGGTCCGATGCCGCATTGAAGACGGCTGGATGATCGAGAAATGCCCGCAGCGCCAGCTGCTTGGGATCAATGCGATATTCCGCGGCGGCGGCATCCTGCGCCGG encodes the following:
- a CDS encoding DUF6511 domain-containing protein; translated protein: MCGREARGFGYCHRLAFDRYPFYRFCSMRCLDAAAALAQRMHGMIDKTDLEKQAIKEARRYFAEALTELGLMGPFHDRTAEEIDRLIEACIDGFQASMQRQAAEKRARDDGLNDPLPF
- a CDS encoding crossover junction endodeoxyribonuclease RuvC; the protein is MRRLQAHGAPLSSQTRRIATTAQPRALLALDLGSTTGWALRLAGGMVHSGSVSFRGSRFDGGGMRFLRFRGFLDGLLADAGGIEAIYFEEVRRHIGTDAAHLYGGFLATLSAWCEEHGIAYEGVPVGSIKRHITGKGNADKALVIEAVRARGFDPEDDNEADALAILLWAVETRGGVS
- a CDS encoding DUF6362 family protein, which translates into the protein MTDWTRERVEERLSEAADVMRRLPPVRVQGYYNLWPKVLHEFADLVGQEPPRLKRPPPAPEAISRMEEALDWLRWLDAEDAKLVWARVERTPWKMICWRFGISRATAHRHWEYALSVIAWRLNGRRPPAKRSRRFVVEGTRALSR
- a CDS encoding DUF7146 domain-containing protein, whose translation is MIDLNDVAPPAPHIHYDLDAIVAGLRDTAASWVPKHFPNGRRDGDVWRLADITGRAPRKNGSCVIALQGAHAGDWYDHDGGEGGGPLNALQHATGLAGRDLYAHAATITGWSTTPPVRRDPPPPPKEKDSTREIAIILARTVPIAGTLAETYLRARGLTVPSCEDLRFHPDLVHWETRTGSPAMVAVIRDAKDEAIGLHRTWLAPDGTGKAPLTPNRKMLGKSGGGAVRLSAPIDGLLALAEGIETALAVMTACPDMPVWATLSASNLEQIELPPGIARVIILADHDASGAGQRAAEAAALTLHQQGCRVFIALPPQEGDDFNDLLRRAGAQAVRAVVESAAEWRPSAPTSDAARLAAGRSDAPNLPVGFPIITGMRPRLRADNGDLAVLAEQTRALLSECNERPWLYRMGAMLAWVARDDDGRAMALHLTEDRLRLALAHLIDWRKRNREGDLVPAPPPMPLVKALLATPNPDLPVLAGIVAAPVFGRAGELVTMSGYHPATRLLHEPPPGFALPPIPVHPSNSEVAAARSLLLDDLLGDFPFTSEAERAHALALLLLPFVRPLIEGPTPLHLIEKPTPGTGATLLVDAVAVVATGHSASIMTEGRDEEEWRKRLTAKLRSSPLMVVIDNLRRPLDAAPLAAALTAPYWEDRILGRSDIVRMPVRCAWVATGNNPQLSNEIARRTVRIRLDAHMDRPWQRDGFRHPNLLAWIHANRGPLVAACLTLGRAWVEAGRPRYQRTTLGSFESWSEIVGGILDVAGVPGFLANADELYEASDAEGIMWRSFVAAWWDRFGTAEVGTSDLFPIAGECEPPLPLGNGSDRSQRTRLGKALGRMRDRVFAFDALRLRVRATGISHQAQRWQLAIEEGPSTHGERGERFSEGYSHSEGGTCDQRSPTRSPAEVIENEGLGEHGEGGERFSMLARERSRAPDNNNKEAEKRSPPSPRSPTQGLPSTCAGEHAGERAFERSPTENPPAWLKEVL
- a CDS encoding type II toxin-antitoxin system RelE/ParE family toxin gives rise to the protein MIKTFGDKRTAAIFAGYAVRGLPPQIQERARAKLLAIDAAKRLDDLRQPPGNRLEALAGDRKGQHSIRINDQWRICFVWRDGEAFDVEIADYH
- a CDS encoding HigA family addiction module antitoxin codes for the protein MSIKREDIDKGAIDFSDVRSGRRLPPVHPGTILRDEFLTPMEISVYELANAIKAPRSRVNDIVLGRRAITTDTALRLGRYFGTSPEFWINLQARYDLDVANRTVRRKIEQEVAPRAT
- a CDS encoding DUF6378 domain-containing protein; amino-acid sequence: MKGKAMLRRAAAVVDARRALYGEPRRSMEAVAKRWSITLGYPVTPAQVVLCLIDLKLARLARDPHHTDSILDVAGYAAVLAEVTR
- a CDS encoding ATP-binding protein, yielding MALRIVSADERLAEAAVKTTIAIFGPSGVGKTSLLKTLPADETLCIDLEAGMKSVQDWPGLSIPVRTWLDALDVACLVGGIDPAAPADAFFSEAHHRHVAATYPDLLRLIADKRIVFVDSITDLTRQAMAWAKTRPEAFSERSGRPDTRGAYGLLAREVIALLKHLQHAQAKTVIFVGILEKVTDELNRVHWQPQLEGGKAGRELPGIVDQVVSMSLFVAEGEGLRHEPERGEIRRLVCRPNPYGLPAKDRSGRLDVTEPPDLSALIAKINATRKG
- a CDS encoding sigma factor, translated to MQSPISHADLQTLLHEADIAARRLIRKLHLSKEDLDDIRQDLLVDLIARLPAFDRQRGSLGAFAGLVLRNQATRIAARIKRERAMFGTAPVSLDEVVPAHDGATRGELVGEEEELSAWLGQRVDGFAAIEQRLAVERGLGLLDRRDGALCAALAHTTIERLAAQGRGSRSTLYRRLEHIRLALTAHGLKAA